A single genomic interval of Parvularcula marina harbors:
- a CDS encoding DUF6090 family protein translates to MLLRRVMKHVRTHNWAAVFLDFIIVVAGILIAFQITNWNEARHDRRDERRYLAELAVNLEADLSQARAGQTLSLQRLATAEAILAEAAPELDRPTFFAPIDRDLPSNGAFDDYPYANLTAYFFMVSSNSTFEELIQTGRIGVISNRSLVKDLTGYYDRMDRQRGDDNILLNQAEGMLDWTRENGVGMADRASLSETVDLAKTDKSFLGFVKMASFLSYWQYDRLTGIEKDAETLLTAVQAEMEKR, encoded by the coding sequence GTGCTTCTGCGCCGCGTCATGAAACATGTCCGTACACATAACTGGGCGGCTGTCTTTCTCGACTTCATTATCGTTGTGGCTGGCATTCTGATCGCCTTTCAAATCACGAACTGGAACGAGGCGCGACACGACCGCCGTGACGAGCGGCGTTATCTTGCCGAACTCGCCGTCAATCTTGAGGCGGACCTGTCGCAGGCCCGCGCCGGACAGACGCTGTCGCTACAACGCCTCGCAACCGCCGAAGCCATTCTGGCCGAGGCCGCACCGGAACTTGACCGCCCAACCTTCTTCGCGCCGATTGATCGCGACTTGCCGTCCAATGGCGCGTTTGATGATTACCCTTACGCAAATCTCACGGCTTATTTTTTCATGGTCAGCTCAAACAGCACGTTTGAAGAATTGATCCAGACAGGGAGGATTGGCGTCATTTCAAACCGGTCTCTGGTGAAAGACCTGACCGGCTATTATGACCGCATGGATCGTCAGCGCGGTGACGACAATATCCTGCTGAACCAGGCGGAAGGGATGCTCGACTGGACGCGCGAGAATGGTGTCGGCATGGCCGACCGCGCGAGTCTTAGTGAGACCGTTGATCTGGCGAAGACGGACAAATCATTTCTCGGTTTTGTGAAAATGGCGAGCTTTCTCTCTTACTGGCAGTATGACCGCCTGACCGGCATCGAAAAAGACGCCGAGACCCTCCTCACCGCTGTCCAGGCGGAGATGGAGAAGCGCTGA